The sequence CATGTTCCAGGGCGACCAGGGCCTTTCGCGCCCCGCGGAGCGAGCTATGGCAGGCATCAAGGAGATCCCACCGGTCCTTCTTCATGGCCGAATTCAGCAACGCCGTCTTCATGGAGAGATGGAATCCCGCCATTTCCAATAGATCCGAAAGCCGTACCGCATCGCCTTCCTGGGCGACCAGCGCATCGACCTGGAATGAAAAATCGTGCTCCTTCCGCTCATGGTGGTCAACCTCATCCGCTGCTGGGCGGCCGGGATCAGCTGGGCCTCCCAAATGCAATTGCTGCAGAAGCAGGCTGGACCGGTGAAGCAGATCCAGGGTCCGCGGTCCCAGTTCGGAATAGATGAGCTCATCCACCCCATTTTCAAAAACACGCAGGTCCACAGCGCTCGTTTCGTGGCAAATGGCGCGCAGCGAATCCAGCCAAACCGTGGAGCCTGAGCCGAGGGTCATGTATCGGACCGGTTGGCCTTTGGATCGGCGCCTTTTGTTGGGCCCAGTTCCCCTCCGAGGCAGATGCACCTGCGCTGGCCTGCGATCGCTTCCTGGGATGCCATATCAGTGCGCAAAGGGCACATTGTCCCGTCGCAAGGGGCGCACTGCTCCAGCAGGCCAACGATCTTGGTTTCGACCAGGACCAGGGAGCCGATCATTTCCCTGACCCGTTTCAGCTTTTCCTCGAGGAGATCCTGCAAATCCTTGCAAGAATCCGGTTCCCCCGAGTTCGCCTTCAATATGGTTTGGATCTCATCAAGGCTGAAGCCCATGCTCTGCGCTGTTTTAAGGGCGCGGATGGATTGGAGGGACTCTGGCGAATAGACTCGGTGGCCCTTCAATGTGCGGCCAACCGGAAGAATCAAGCCTTTCCGCTCGTAAAAACGGATGGCCTGATCGCTGATGCCGCAGAGCCGTGACACTTCTGCCATTCGAAGCGCTGAACGACTGCTCGGCATGAGCCTCCCTTATTACTGAGTGTGGAGATTGAATCTCCCCCTGTACCTAGCTACAGATGCAAGTGAATTTTTTGCACTCAGCTAGCCAAGCAAGCTTTCTCGCCGATCCATCGAAAACGGCGAAGCCACTGTCATTAGAAAAGTATAATTCCGATCAAACGGGTTCGCCCGCCCATGAGGTCGCGAAGGAACTACGGACTTCATCAAGCCCGCTGCCCGCGCCCAGCAGCAAGCCCAGCTTGGCCAGCGCCGCCCAGCGGGTGTGCTTGCCGGCGCTGATGCCGCCCTCGGCTCCCAGGGCCCGGCCCAGGGCGTAGGCCTCCAGGTCCACGGAGCCCGAGGCGCACTGGGTGGTGGCCACCACCGGCAGGCCGCGCTCGCGGCAGCGGCGCAGCAACCCCAGCAGATCCGCCCGTTCCATGGGCAGGTTGCCCGCGCCGTAGGTCTCGATGAGGACGCCCCGGGCGCCTTCGCCCGGCAGCTCCCAATGCATGCCGGGAAAGGGCCGGTAGACGGCGATGTCGCTGGCGAAGGCGGAGCCGTAGGCGCTCGGCATGCGCCGCTCGAATTTCCCCGCCTGGGGATGGATCGCCAGGTCCATGCCGATCTCGGCGAGCGGCGCCAGGTTCGGGCTGTCGAAGGCTTCGTAGCGGTGCACGCTCAGCTTGTCCGTGGCCACGCCCCGCAGCCACCGGGTGCCGAAGACGATGCCCACTTCGTTGACGCCCCGGGTGGCGAGATCCACCGCGTCCACCAGGTTCTCTCGCGCATCGCTGCGCACATAGGACAAGGGCCTTTGGGAGCCCGTGATCACCACGGGCTTGCCCAGGTCCGCCAGCAGGAAGCCCAGCAGCGACGCCGTGAAGGCCATCGTGTCCGTGCCATGGATCAGCACCACGCCATCGAAGGCCGCGGCGCGGCTGCGGATGTGCGCGGCCAGATCGAGGATCTGGCCCGGTTCCATGGATGCCGAGTCGCAATTGAAGGGCACTTCCACCTGCAGCTCCGCCAGGTCCCGGAGTTCCGGAACCCGCTCCAGCACATGGTCCAGGTAGGGTCCAGGCGCCAGTGAAGAAGGGTCGCCGCTGGGCGCCATGCCCAAGGTGCCGCCGGTATGCAGAAGAAGCAAGCGCGCCATCGTGATGGATCCTCATGCCGGCCTGCGGCCGGGGTCTCCTGTGATTCTAGGCAGTAAACCCGACGACGTCGCGGCCACGCCTTATTTTGAAACAGGCTCTAAAAGCCGTCACCCCACCACGTCCCGCAGTTTTGCAACCAGTTCCTTGATGGTGTAGGGCTTCTGCAGGAAGGGCCGGTTGCCAGTGGCGTCCGGGCCCTGGGAATCGCCTTCGTAGCCGGAACTGAAGATCACCGGCACTTCCGGCGCGATGCGCGCCATCTCCTCGAGCGCGGCTTCTCCGCCCATCACGGGCATGACGAAATCGAGCAGCACCGCGCGGAGTTCCGGAGCGTGCCGGCGGAAGGCTTCGATGCCCTCCTGCCCGTCGCTGGCCTCCACCACCTCGAAGCCTACCCGTTTCAGGGCCGCGGCGGCCATGGTGCGGATCGGCTCCTCATCGTCCACCACCAACACCAGGCCCGATCCGCGCCAGCCGTCCGGCAGGGCTGAAGCCTCGTCTGCCACCGCCACCGGCGCGCCGAGGGCGGGCAAGAGGACGCGGAAGGTGGTGCCCTTCCCCGGCAGGCTGTAGATCCAGATGCCGCCCTTGTGGCCGCGCACGATGCCCTGGATGGCCGCGAGGCCCAGGCCCCTGCCCGTGGCCTTGGTGGTGAAGAAGGGCTCGAAGATGTGGGCCTTGGTGGATTCATCCATGCCCTTGCCGCTGTCGGCCACATCCAGGAAGAGGTGGGGGCCTGGCTGGAGTTCCTGCCCGGCGTAGGCGCCCGCGATGTCATCCTCCTCCAGCTGCTGGAAGCCGGTGCTCACGGTGATGATGCCGCTGCCGTCGGCCATGGATTCCCCGGCGTTGGTGACCAGGTTCAGGATCACCTGCTGCAACTGGGCCCGGTCCGCGTTGATTCCCGGCAGATCCTGGCCCAGCTCGTAGCGCAGCGTGATGAGTTTCGGGAGGGCGGATTCCACCAGCGTCGCGATGCCCTTCACGGCGGTATTGAGATCCGTGGGCTCCACCACGAACCGGCCGCGCCCCGAGTAGGCGAGCATCTGGCGGGTGAGGTCCGAGGCCCGGTGGCAGGTGTCCACGACGGTCGTGGCGCAGGCCTGGAGCAGGCTTTTCTGCGGAGCCTCCTCCACGATGATGCTGGCGTTGCCGAGGATGACGGTGAGCAGATTGTTGAAATCGTGGGCGATGCCCCCCGCCATCAAGCCGAGGCTCTCCAGTTTCTGGGCCTCCAGGATCTGCCGCTCCATCCGCAGGCGGTCCTCCGCGGCCACCACGCGGTCCGTGATGTCGAAAGCCGTTCCGAGCCCGTAGACCTGGCCTCCGAGCTTCACCGCCCGGGCGATGAAATCCGTGTAGATCGTCGTCTGCCCGTCCTTGTGGAGCAGCTTCAGGGTGTAGCGGTCTGGCACCGCCTCGCCGCGGCGCCGGGCCTCGCCGCGCTGCCGCACTAGTTCCTGTTCGTCGGGATGCACCGGCGTCCAGATGGGCTGCCCCAGCAGTTCCTCGGCCCCGTAGCCCGTGATGGCTTCCATGCCCGGATTGATGTAATGGAACACATCCGTGTAAAGGAACACGCCGCAATTGATGTTGTCGGACAGGGTGCGGAATTTTTCCTCGCTGTCCTTCAGGGACTGGGCCACGGCACGGGCCTGGCTGATGTCCCGCACGATGGCCTGGATGTAGAGCGGATGCCCGGCGCTGCCCTCGATGGGCGTGCCGTTGAGCTGGATCCAGATTTCGCTGCCGTCCGGGCGCGGCACCCGAGCCTCCAGGGCGCAGGAGAGCCGCCCGCCGTTCAAGAGGTCCGCGCAATCGGATTTGCAGCGCGCCTGGTCCTCTGGATGCAGGCATTCGTAGACGGGTTTTCCCAGCAGCCCGGATTCCGCCTGGCCGAGCAGCCCGCAGAGCTCCGCAGGAACCTGCAGCCAGCGGCCCTCGAGATCCACTTGCGCGATGAGGAGCCCTGCGACATCCGCCACCCGCGCCAGGGTGGCCGCGGCCTGGTCACGCTCGAGGCCGCGCCGCCGGGCGGTCCAGGAGGACCAGAGCGCGGCCGCCGAGGCCAGTCCCACCACGATCCATGGGAGTGAATAAGCGGGCATTCCGAAGGGGGTCATAGGCAGGATCTAGATTGCCCAGTGTAGACCTTGGGGGCCCCCGCGAAATAACCAATGCGCTTCCGGCCTTTTATTCCGGTCCGTTGGGTGCCGGCCCACCCATGCAACGGCCGAGCGGGCATCATGGAAAACGATGTCTGCCTTCCCGGTATTCCGGCTGCCCCATGCCGAGGTCCTCGATCAATCCGAGAGCCTGGAGCCCTACCGCTCCGATGAATCCCACGTGGCGGGGGCGCTGCCCTTGGCTGTGGTGAAACCGAGGAGCCGGGAGGATCTCCGCGAACTCGTCCGCCTCGCCAAGGCAGAAAGCTTCGCCCTGGTCCCCCGGGGCGCAGGCACCGGCAAGGCTGGGGGCTGCGTGCCCGCGGGCCGCGCGGTGGTGGTGGACATGGGTTTATGGCCAGGGAAGATCCAGGTCTCGAACCAGAATCTGACCCTCTCCGCCCCGGCGAGCGCGTGGCTGCGGGACGTGAAATCGGCGGCGGAGGAAGCGAATCTCTTCTATCCGCCGGATCCCAATTCATGGCCCCTCTGCGCCTTCGGCGGGAGCCTGGCCACCAACGCCGGCGGGCCCAATGCCTGCAAGTACGGCATGACCCGGAACTGGGTCCTCGCGGTGGATGCCCTCATGGCCGACGGCGAAATCCACAGTTTCGGCATCGGCAGCGTGAAGGCCAATGCGGGGCCGAACCTCGCCCAGCTGCTCGTCGGCAGCGAAGGCATCTTTGGAATGATCACGGGCGCCACGGTGCGGCTCATTCCAAGGCCCGCGGAATTCCTGACGCTGCTGCTGCCGGTAACGGATTTCCACGATTTATTGGAACTGCCGGGAAGCCTTTGTGCGGCAGGATTCCTGCCGTCGGCCTTCGAGTTTTTCGACCCGGCGGTGCTGGATGAACTGCGGGAGGGCGGACCCGAAGAAGCGCGCCGCCTGCCTGGCCAGGCCCTTGCGATCCTGGAATTCGATGACCGGGGCTGCACATCGGAAGCCTTCATCTCCTCGCTCACCGATGCGCTGGGGCCGGCCTCGGAGCACCTGCAGCTTGCTTCTGATGCGCGGCAGCGGGAGCAGATCTGGAACATCCGGCGGCTGACCTCGGCCTTCCTGAAGGAACGCCATCCGAAAAAAATCAGCGAGGATATCGTGGTGCCCCGCAACCGTATCCCTGCGTTTTTCGATGGCCTCGAAAAACTGGGAATCCCCGCCGTGACCTACGGCCACCTGGGCGATGGGAATCTCCACGTGAACCTGCTGGCGGCGGGTGAAACAGAACCGGCGGAACTGGAACGGCAGTTGATGGAACTCTTCAAACTCGCTGTCGGGTTGGGCGGCGCGCTGAGCGGCGAACACGGCATCGGCCTGGCGAAGCGGGACGCTTTCCTGGCCCTGGGCGACCCGGTCCAGATCGAGCTGCTGCGCGGCCTGAAGCGCGCCTGGGACCCGGAGGGGATTTTCAATCCGGGGAAGGTGGTCTAGCTGAAGTTGAGGAGTCGAAAAGTCGAAAAGTTGAAAAGTCGGGAAGTTGAGGGCTGGGCAGCGGGGGCGTCTACACTGGAAGCTGTGATGACCGCACCTTCCGAAGCCCCGGCACAAACACTCACGCTGCTCCGCAACGCAGATACCTACGCGCCGGAGGCCTTGGGTCTGAAGGATGTCCTGATCGGCGCTGGGAAAGTGCTTTGGATCGGAAGGAGCGCATCCGATCTTGGCGCCTTCCAGGCTGATGAGGTTGATCTTGCAGGGCGTCGCCTGATCCCGGGATTGATCGATTGCCACGCCCACGTGACTGGCGGCGGCGGCGAGGCCGGTGCCCACACGCGGGTGCCCGCCGTGCCCCTCTCCCGCTTCACGCTGGGCGGCGTCACCACGGTGGTGGGTGTGCTGGGAACGGATTGCGCCACGCGCACCATGCGCGATCTGGTGGCCACCGTGAATGGCTTGCGCAACGAAGGCATGGGCGCTTACGCGTGGACCGGCGGCTATCCTGTGCCGCCGCTGACCCTCACCGGCAGCGTGCGCGACGACATCGCCTTCGTGGATTGCATCCTGGGCGTCGGGGAACTGGCCATCTCCGACCACCGCTCCAGCCAGCCCACCCTCGACGAATTCCTGCGCATCGCTTCGGACGCCCACCTGGGCGGCCTTTTCACCGGCAAAGCCGGCCTTGTCCATCTCCATCTCGGAAACGGGCCGCGGGGCCTGTCGCTGATCCGCGAGGCCCTCGCGGTGAGCGAGCTGCCGCCCCGCGTCTTCCATCCCACCCACGTGAACCGCCGCAAAGCCCTCTTCGACGAGGCGCTGGACTTGGCGCGATCCGGCTGCAGCATCGACCTCACGGCCTTCCCCGTGGAGGAAGGCGAAGACGCCTGGACCGCCGCCCAGGGGCTGCGGCGGTACCTCGACAGCGGCGCGCCCCGGGAACGGGTGAGCATCAGTTCAGACGGCGGCGGCTGCCTGCCCCGCTTCGATGGCGAGGGCCGCATCACGCGCATGGGCGTGGGCTCTCCCGGCTCCCTGATGGAGACGCTGCTGGAGCTGCTGGCTTCCGGCGAGGCCCTGGAGCGCGTGCTGCCCGCGTTCACATCCAATCCCGCGGGCCTGCTGCGGCTGCCCTCCAAGGGGCGGATCCGGGTGGGCGGCGACGCGGATCTCGTGGTCCTTGGACCCTCGGGCGCCGCGGATGTGATGATGAAGGGCGCCTGGTTCGTGCGTTCGGGCGCGGCGCTGCGGCGCGGCATGTTCGAGGAGCCGGTTCCATGAGTCCAAGCAAGGTGCCCGAGGGCGAGCAGCGCGGCTTCATCATCCCCATCGGCGGCGCCGAGGAGAAGGAGCACGACCCGCGCATCCTGAAGCGCTTCGTGGCCCTGTGCGGGGGCGGGGAGGCCGACATCGTGGTCATCCCCACCGCCAGCCGCCTCAAGGACACCGGCGCCCGCTACGAGGGCATCTTCAAGCATCTGGGCGCGGGCCGGGTCACGGCCCTGGATTTCGACACCCGGCGGGACTGTTTTGAACGGGGCCGCCTGGCGCGCATCGAGCAGGCCAGCGGCATCTTCTTCACCGGCGGCAACCAGCTGCGGCTCACCACGATCCTCGGCGGCACGCCCTTGGCCAAGCTGCTGCGCAGCCTCAACGCCCGGGGCGTGCACACCGCTGGGACTTCTGCGGGGGCGAGCTTCCTCAGCGAGCACATGATCGCCTTCGGCGAGGAGGGCGCCGTGCCCACCCTTGGCTGCGTGAGCCTGGCGCCAGGCCTGGGGCTCACGAACCGCTTCATCATCGACCAGCATTTCCGCCAGCGGGACCGGCTGGGGCGCCTCCTCTCGGCGCTCGCCTTCAACCCTTTCTCCGTGGGCCTGGGCCTGGACGAAGACACCGCCGCCTTCATCGGTCCTGACAATCTGCTGGAGGTCGAAGGCAAGGGCGGCATCACGGTGGTGGACGCCGCGAACATCGAATATTCGGGCATCGACGACACGGATCCAGGCCAGCCCATCTGCATGCTCGGCCTGACGGTCCACGTGCTGGTGTCCGGAGCCTCGTTCAACCTCAGCACCCGGGAGGCCTTTCCAGGCCCCGACGCGCGTTCCTGGACCAAAGCCAGCAACTGAATTCCGGAAACTACAACGGGCGCCCTTCGCGGGAGCGGGGTAAGATTCTGGCCACATCTCCTCTAGCGAGCCGGATAAGGAAAGTCCCATGCGCATCCTCGACCGATCCATCTACGTCGGCCCTTCGCTCTATGCCCATTTTCCGGTCATCCGCCTGGAACTGGACCTCGAGGCGCTGGAACTGTGGCCCACGGCGCGCTTGGGCAGCGGTTTCATCGACGCGCTGATCGAGGCCTTGCCGGGCCTCCAGGAGCATGGCTGCAGCTACGGCGAGCCCGGCGGTTTCGTGCGGCGCATGCGGGAGGACGAAGGCACCTGGATGGGGCATGTGCTGGAGCACGTCGCCATCGAGCTGCAGAACGTGGCGGGCGAACAGGTGACCTTCGGCAAGACCCGCGGCGCGGGCCGCGAGGGCGTCTACACGGTGGTCTACGAGTACGCCCAGAAGGAAGAGGGGGTCGAGGCCGGCGAGCTGGCCATGCGCCTCCTCTGCTCCCTCCTGCCCGAAGATATCCGGCCAGAGCGGAGCGTGCCCGAGGGCTGGGTCTGGGGCACGGCCCGGGACGAATACATCCGCTATGCCCAGCGCCGCGCCCTGGGGCCGTCCACCATGTCCCTGGTGCGCGCCGCGGAGGAGCGGGGCATTCCCTGGATGCGCCTGAACGACCAGTCCCTCGTCCAGCTCGGCCACGGCAAGTACCAGCAGCGCATCCAGGCCACGGTGACGGGGCGGACTTCGCACATCGCCGTGGAGCTGGCCGGCGACAAGGAGGAGACCAACAAGATCCTCGGCAGCCTCGGCCTGCCGGTGCCCCGCCAGGAGCTGGCCCAGACCGAGGAAGCGGCGGTCCGCGCGGCGCGGCGCATCGGTTTTCCAATCGTGACCAAACCTTACAACGGCAACCACGGCCGGGGCATCTCCATCCGCCTGACCACCGATGACGAAGTGCGGGCGGGCTTCGCCGCCGCGAAGGAACACAGCCGCTCGGTGATCGTGGAGACCTATGTGGAGGGCGACGACCACCGCTTGTTGGTGGTGAACGGCGAACTGGTGGCCGCCACGCGCCGCACACCGG comes from Holophagaceae bacterium and encodes:
- a CDS encoding cyanophycinase, which translates into the protein MSPSKVPEGEQRGFIIPIGGAEEKEHDPRILKRFVALCGGGEADIVVIPTASRLKDTGARYEGIFKHLGAGRVTALDFDTRRDCFERGRLARIEQASGIFFTGGNQLRLTTILGGTPLAKLLRSLNARGVHTAGTSAGASFLSEHMIAFGEEGAVPTLGCVSLAPGLGLTNRFIIDQHFRQRDRLGRLLSALAFNPFSVGLGLDEDTAAFIGPDNLLEVEGKGGITVVDAANIEYSGIDDTDPGQPICMLGLTVHVLVSGASFNLSTREAFPGPDARSWTKASN
- a CDS encoding asparaginase; the protein is MARLLLLHTGGTLGMAPSGDPSSLAPGPYLDHVLERVPELRDLAELQVEVPFNCDSASMEPGQILDLAAHIRSRAAAFDGVVLIHGTDTMAFTASLLGFLLADLGKPVVITGSQRPLSYVRSDARENLVDAVDLATRGVNEVGIVFGTRWLRGVATDKLSVHRYEAFDSPNLAPLAEIGMDLAIHPQAGKFERRMPSAYGSAFASDIAVYRPFPGMHWELPGEGARGVLIETYGAGNLPMERADLLGLLRRCRERGLPVVATTQCASGSVDLEAYALGRALGAEGGISAGKHTRWAALAKLGLLLGAGSGLDEVRSSFATSWAGEPV
- a CDS encoding FAD-binding oxidoreductase, whose translation is MSAFPVFRLPHAEVLDQSESLEPYRSDESHVAGALPLAVVKPRSREDLRELVRLAKAESFALVPRGAGTGKAGGCVPAGRAVVVDMGLWPGKIQVSNQNLTLSAPASAWLRDVKSAAEEANLFYPPDPNSWPLCAFGGSLATNAGGPNACKYGMTRNWVLAVDALMADGEIHSFGIGSVKANAGPNLAQLLVGSEGIFGMITGATVRLIPRPAEFLTLLLPVTDFHDLLELPGSLCAAGFLPSAFEFFDPAVLDELREGGPEEARRLPGQALAILEFDDRGCTSEAFISSLTDALGPASEHLQLASDARQREQIWNIRRLTSAFLKERHPKKISEDIVVPRNRIPAFFDGLEKLGIPAVTYGHLGDGNLHVNLLAAGETEPAELERQLMELFKLAVGLGGALSGEHGIGLAKRDAFLALGDPVQIELLRGLKRAWDPEGIFNPGKVV
- a CDS encoding beta-aspartyl-peptidase; its protein translation is MTAPSEAPAQTLTLLRNADTYAPEALGLKDVLIGAGKVLWIGRSASDLGAFQADEVDLAGRRLIPGLIDCHAHVTGGGGEAGAHTRVPAVPLSRFTLGGVTTVVGVLGTDCATRTMRDLVATVNGLRNEGMGAYAWTGGYPVPPLTLTGSVRDDIAFVDCILGVGELAISDHRSSQPTLDEFLRIASDAHLGGLFTGKAGLVHLHLGNGPRGLSLIREALAVSELPPRVFHPTHVNRRKALFDEALDLARSGCSIDLTAFPVEEGEDAWTAAQGLRRYLDSGAPRERVSISSDGGGCLPRFDGEGRITRMGVGSPGSLMETLLELLASGEALERVLPAFTSNPAGLLRLPSKGRIRVGGDADLVVLGPSGAADVMMKGAWFVRSGAALRRGMFEEPVP
- a CDS encoding PAS domain S-box protein, yielding MPAYSLPWIVVGLASAAALWSSWTARRRGLERDQAAATLARVADVAGLLIAQVDLEGRWLQVPAELCGLLGQAESGLLGKPVYECLHPEDQARCKSDCADLLNGGRLSCALEARVPRPDGSEIWIQLNGTPIEGSAGHPLYIQAIVRDISQARAVAQSLKDSEEKFRTLSDNINCGVFLYTDVFHYINPGMEAITGYGAEELLGQPIWTPVHPDEQELVRQRGEARRRGEAVPDRYTLKLLHKDGQTTIYTDFIARAVKLGGQVYGLGTAFDITDRVVAAEDRLRMERQILEAQKLESLGLMAGGIAHDFNNLLTVILGNASIIVEEAPQKSLLQACATTVVDTCHRASDLTRQMLAYSGRGRFVVEPTDLNTAVKGIATLVESALPKLITLRYELGQDLPGINADRAQLQQVILNLVTNAGESMADGSGIITVSTGFQQLEEDDIAGAYAGQELQPGPHLFLDVADSGKGMDESTKAHIFEPFFTTKATGRGLGLAAIQGIVRGHKGGIWIYSLPGKGTTFRVLLPALGAPVAVADEASALPDGWRGSGLVLVVDDEEPIRTMAAAALKRVGFEVVEASDGQEGIEAFRRHAPELRAVLLDFVMPVMGGEAALEEMARIAPEVPVIFSSGYEGDSQGPDATGNRPFLQKPYTIKELVAKLRDVVG
- a CDS encoding MerR family transcriptional regulator, giving the protein MPSSRSALRMAEVSRLCGISDQAIRFYERKGLILPVGRTLKGHRVYSPESLQSIRALKTAQSMGFSLDEIQTILKANSGEPDSCKDLQDLLEEKLKRVREMIGSLVLVETKIVGLLEQCAPCDGTMCPLRTDMASQEAIAGQRRCICLGGELGPTKGADPKANRSDT